From Micromonospora echinospora:
TGTGCGCCCGCCCCTCGTCGTCGCCCAGCGCGGCGAACAGGTCCAGCGCGGCGAGCAGGTTGCGCTGCGCCTCGGCGTGCCGGCCGAGGTTCGAGCAGGCCCCGGCCAGGAGCCGGTGCGCCTGCGCCTGCGCCGGGCGGTCGCCCGAGCGCCCGGTCGCCTCGACCGCCCGGCGGGCCACAGCGGCCCAGTCGTGCCAGTGGCCCTGCCTGTCGAAGTAGGTGGCCAGGGTCCACGAGAGCTGCCCGGTGGCGACGTCGAGGCCGTTGCCGGCGGCGTACTCGATGATCGCGAGGAGCACCTGGTGCTCGCCGGTGAACCAGGCCAGCGCCGCAGCCAGGTCGTCGAGCCGTTCGGCGGTCACCCACGGCGCGGCGGGCGCCAGGGTCAGCGGGTCGCGCTGCGGGGACAGCAGCAGCGCGGCCGCGTGCGCGGTGTGCAGATGATGGTCGACCAGCCGGCGCAACGCGGACCGGGAACCGGCCGGGTCACCGCTCGCCCGCTCGACCGCGAAGCTCCGGACCAGGTCGTGCATGCGGTACCGGCCCGCGACGTGTTGCTGCACCAGGTGCGCGTCGACCAGTTCGCGCAGCGGCGGGCGCAGCTCGTCCGGCGTACGGGCGGTCATGCTGGCGGCCGCGGCCCGGCCGATGTCCGGGCCCGGGGCGAGGCCGAGCAGCGCGAAGACCTCCGCCGCGGCCGGGGTGAGCGCCGCCAGCGAGCGGGACAGCACCACCCGTAGGTTCGTCGTCACCTCGTCGCCGGCCAGCGCGTCCAGCGGGCTGACCGCTGAGGTCAGCTCGGCCGCGACGGACGACAGGGCCAGTTCGGGGTTGAGCGCGGCGCGGGCCGCCACGATCCCGAGAGCCAGCGGCAGGCCCCCGCAGAACCCCAGGATGTCCGCGACGGCGTCCGGCTGTCCCGCCACCCGCGCGGCGCCCACCTGCCGGACGATCAGCTCGCGGGCCTCGTCGTCGGGCAGCACGTCCAGCGGCAGCGGTCGCGCGCCGTGGGTGGTGACGAGACCGGCCAGCTGCCGGCGGCTGGTCACCAGGACCGCGCTCGTGGGGGTGCCCGGCAGCAGCGGTATCACTGTGGCGGCGTCGCGGGCGTCGTCGAGGACCACCAGCAGCCGGCGGCCGGCGACGAGCGTGCGGTACAGCGACGCCTGGGCCTCCGGGTCGGCCGGGACGCGCGCCGGTTCGACGCCGAGCGCTTCGAGGAAGCCGCGCACCGCGACCGGCCATTTCACCGGTTCCGAGGCCGGGTCGAAGCCGCGCAGGTTGACGTAGAGCTGCCCGTCGGGGAAGCGATCGGTGTTGGCGTGCGCCCACCGTAGAGCGAGCCATGTCTTGCCGACGCCACCGCCGCCACCGATGGACGAGATCACCACCGGCGGCCCGGCGCCGTCCGGGCGTCCCGCGTCGCCGAGTTGTTCGTCGAGGCGCGCGAGCTGGGCGGTCCGGCCGGCGAAGACGCCGGGCGACGCGGGCAGCTGCCGGGGCACGGCGCCCGCGTCCCGTGCCCCGCCCGGCGACGGGCCGGTGGCCGCCGCTGCCGGTTCCCCCTCTTCCGGGAACTGCGGCGGCGCGACCGCCGCGTCGGCGGTGAGGATCTGCTGGTAGAGCTGTGCCAGCGGCGGGCTGGGGTCGGCGCCGATCTCGGCGGCCAGCCGGCGGCGCAGCCGGTGGAAGTGCTCCAGGGCGTCCGCCTGCCGCCCGCACCGGTACAACGCGAGCATCGCCTGCGCCGCCAGGCGCTCGTCCCACGGGTACCGGCCGCTCAGATCCAGGACGTCGGGGAGGAGGCGGGCGTGCGCGCCCCGGCGCATCGCGATGTCGTTGCGGTCCAGCGCCGCCGCGAGCCGCTGCCGGTCGAGGGTCTGCCGGTAGGCCGCCAGCCACGGCGTGGTCAGCCCGTCGAACGCCTCGCCGCGCCAGAGCCCCAGCGCCCGCTCCAGGCAGCCGATCGCCGTCACGTCGTCCCCGGCGCGCCGGGCCTGCTCGGTCAGCGCGCGGAAGCGGTGCAGGTCGACGCGGTCCGGGTCGACGGCGAGCAGGTAGCCGGGATGGCGCCGGACGATACGGACCTCGTCCGCGCCGGCCAGCGCCTGCCGGAGCCGGGACAGGTAGCCACGCAGGGTGGCGGCGGCCCCGTCCGGCACCTCGTCGCCCCAGACCCGGCTGATGAGCTGCCCGGCCGCGACGACCCGGTTGGGCTCGACCAGCAGAGCGGCGAGGACGCACTGCTGACGGGCGTGACCGATCCGGACCGCCCGGCCGTCGACCCGGACGTCCAGGTCGCCGAGCACCCGGAACTCCACCGCCACGGACTGTCACGGTAGCCGCGGACGGTGCTGGTTGGAGCGGCCTGACGACGATCCGACAGGCGGCAGCGCGACGGTCCGCGTTCCCGGTCTCCCGGTGCGCGGACCGCCGTGCCGGCGGGATCACGGGCAGTTGGTCGGGAGATCCACTGTGGGCCGGAAATCGTCGATCACCGCGTCCGGGCCGCAGTCACCCTCGTCCCAGCCGGGGCCGCCGACCAGGGTGTCCACGCCCTTGTCGCCGAAGAGGTAGTCGTCGTTGCTGCCGCCGTCCACGCGGTCGTTGCCGTCCAGGGCGCTGGGTCCGATGAAGCGGTCCCCGTGGATGGTGTCGACGCCACCGTCGCCGTGGAGGTTGTCGTTGCCCAGGTCGCCCCAGATGTCGTCGCCGTGAAAGCCGCCGTAGACGATGTCGTCGCCGCTGTTGGCCTGGATGTTGTCGCTGCCGGCGAGCCCGCAGATCACGTCGTCGTAGACGCTTCCGACGATGACGTCGGAACCGGTTGTGCCGATGATGAACTCCGGGCCGTTGTTGTTGGTGCTGGTGTAGAGCCCGCCGACGGGCACGTACTGCGGGTCGTATCCGAACGGCACCGGTGCTCCGGAGTAGGGGCCGCAGTCGGCGGGGACGATGTAGGCCGCCGACGCCGGGGCGGCGCCGCCGGCCAGGCCCGCGGCGGCCAGGACGAGCGCCCCGACCATCGAGGCGGTGGTACGGGCGGTGGAGAGGTACCTGTGTGACATGACGCTTCTCCCTTGCGGTTGATGTGTGCGAGAAGCGTCATCGGCGAGCGTTCAGCGGACGTGCAGCAAACGTGCAGCCCTCGCCCTCAGCGTCGATCTTGGAGTTGTGGCGCCTCGAAGGTCGCACAAGTCCGGTTCGTGAACCACCACAACTCCAAGATCGGCGGGCGGGGAGCGGTGAGTTCGTCCAGGCAGCGC
This genomic window contains:
- a CDS encoding AfsR/SARP family transcriptional regulator; amino-acid sequence: MAVEFRVLGDLDVRVDGRAVRIGHARQQCVLAALLVEPNRVVAAGQLISRVWGDEVPDGAAATLRGYLSRLRQALAGADEVRIVRRHPGYLLAVDPDRVDLHRFRALTEQARRAGDDVTAIGCLERALGLWRGEAFDGLTTPWLAAYRQTLDRQRLAAALDRNDIAMRRGAHARLLPDVLDLSGRYPWDERLAAQAMLALYRCGRQADALEHFHRLRRRLAAEIGADPSPPLAQLYQQILTADAAVAPPQFPEEGEPAAAATGPSPGGARDAGAVPRQLPASPGVFAGRTAQLARLDEQLGDAGRPDGAGPPVVISSIGGGGGVGKTWLALRWAHANTDRFPDGQLYVNLRGFDPASEPVKWPVAVRGFLEALGVEPARVPADPEAQASLYRTLVAGRRLLVVLDDARDAATVIPLLPGTPTSAVLVTSRRQLAGLVTTHGARPLPLDVLPDDEARELIVRQVGAARVAGQPDAVADILGFCGGLPLALGIVAARAALNPELALSSVAAELTSAVSPLDALAGDEVTTNLRVVLSRSLAALTPAAAEVFALLGLAPGPDIGRAAAASMTARTPDELRPPLRELVDAHLVQQHVAGRYRMHDLVRSFAVERASGDPAGSRSALRRLVDHHLHTAHAAALLLSPQRDPLTLAPAAPWVTAERLDDLAAALAWFTGEHQVLLAIIEYAAGNGLDVATGQLSWTLATYFDRQGHWHDWAAVARRAVEATGRSGDRPAQAQAHRLLAGACSNLGRHAEAQRNLLAALDLFAALGDDEGRAHTHFDLSMLHDRQRQPREALPHARQSLALYERVGSPLKQAVALNAIGWYHSQLGEHHDAITFCRRALALSEQAGSAYGQANTWDSIGFAHHHLGEYEQAVDCFQQALALFAEIGDRHAEGIVLDHLGDTWAAAGRADAARDAWRRSLALYEELGHADAEAVRRKLHR
- a CDS encoding calcium-binding protein, which encodes MSHRYLSTARTTASMVGALVLAAAGLAGGAAPASAAYIVPADCGPYSGAPVPFGYDPQYVPVGGLYTSTNNNGPEFIIGTTGSDVIVGSVYDDVICGLAGSDNIQANSGDDIVYGGFHGDDIWGDLGNDNLHGDGGVDTIHGDRFIGPSALDGNDRVDGGSNDDYLFGDKGVDTLVGGPGWDEGDCGPDAVIDDFRPTVDLPTNCP